Proteins from a genomic interval of Psychrobacter fulvigenes:
- a CDS encoding LysR family transcriptional regulator, with translation MNTTNLTTFVTVMQTGSISGAAEKLFITQPAVSKRIKNLEEEFKITLFDTVGRGIVPTQAATEMLPHAKRWLDDYENFKINLQHSKQTVSGKLVIGTSHHIGLHHLAPVLKHFIQRYPSVQLEVHFVDSEEAHKAVIDGNLSLAFLTLPPVYDKRLTYHTLWSDPLYFMTGALSPLATKNNVTLEQLAHYPAILPSANTFTSQITLAEFAKHNLKPYATMSTNPLESIRMLVSVGLGWSVLPQTLISQDLERIDMANNIELQRYLGVVINPKLTRSTSVEALLELLAPID, from the coding sequence TTGAACACCACTAATTTGACGACGTTTGTGACTGTCATGCAGACAGGCAGTATCTCAGGTGCCGCAGAAAAGCTCTTTATCACCCAACCTGCAGTCAGTAAGCGCATCAAAAATTTAGAAGAAGAGTTTAAAATCACTTTGTTTGATACCGTTGGTCGCGGCATTGTTCCAACCCAAGCGGCAACTGAGATGCTCCCTCATGCCAAGCGCTGGCTTGATGATTATGAAAACTTCAAAATTAATCTACAACATTCCAAGCAAACCGTTTCTGGCAAGCTAGTCATCGGTACCAGCCATCATATTGGCTTGCATCATCTAGCGCCAGTGTTAAAGCATTTCATTCAGCGTTATCCTTCTGTACAGCTAGAAGTACACTTTGTAGACTCAGAAGAAGCGCATAAAGCGGTTATCGATGGTAATTTGTCTTTGGCATTTTTGACCTTACCGCCAGTCTATGACAAGCGCCTAACTTACCACACCTTATGGTCAGATCCACTATATTTTATGACTGGCGCTCTATCACCGCTGGCTACTAAAAACAATGTCACATTAGAGCAACTGGCACACTACCCTGCTATTCTGCCTTCTGCCAATACCTTCACCAGCCAGATAACCCTAGCAGAGTTTGCCAAACATAACCTAAAACCTTATGCCACCATGAGTACCAATCCGCTTGAGTCCATTCGTATGTTGGTCTCTGTTGGACTTGGCTGGTCGGTATTACCGCAGACCCTAATCAGCCAGGATTTAGAACGCATTGATATGGCGAATAATATAGAACTGCAGCGTTATTTAGGCGTGGTCATCAACCCCAAACTGACTCGCTCGACCAGCGTTGAAGCCTTACTTGAACTACTCGCTCCTATCGATTAA
- the putP gene encoding sodium/proline symporter PutP codes for MNGVSSGVMISLGAYFLVMIGIGIYAYFKQANDTEGYMLGGRNLSPAVTALSAGASDMSGWLLLGLPGAMYADGVVSAWIAIGLTMGAFLNYLIVAPRLRVYTEVADNAITLPDYFANRFEDKSHLLRVISAIVIILFFTVYTAASLVGGGKLFESSLNLSYGTGLWVTAGVVVVYTLFGGFLAVSMTDFVQGVIMLFAMVIVPIVALTDLGGVGATTNAIRAIDPSMLDITSGMTALGIISLLAWGLGYFGQPHIIVRFMAIRSVKDVPTARRIGMSWMIISLIGACVTGIAGRAYVAKTAMTLDDPETIFLVFTQFLFHPLVSGFLLAAILAAIMSTISSQLLVVSSSLTKDVYKLFFDREAPEARQVLVGRISVIVVAIVAILLASNPDSSVLNLVSNAWAGFGAAFGPLVIFSLTWRGMNRNGAVAGMVVGALTVILWVYGPFEMNGVALNSWLYAIVPGFILSTIAIFAVSTMTGGPRPSVSAKFEEMELNLDK; via the coding sequence ATGAATGGAGTTTCTAGTGGCGTAATGATTTCACTGGGCGCCTATTTTTTGGTGATGATTGGGATTGGTATTTATGCTTACTTCAAGCAAGCCAATGACACTGAAGGCTATATGCTCGGTGGTCGTAACCTAAGCCCTGCCGTCACAGCGTTATCGGCTGGCGCCTCAGACATGTCAGGTTGGTTACTATTGGGTTTGCCTGGCGCTATGTATGCTGATGGTGTGGTTAGTGCTTGGATTGCCATCGGTCTGACAATGGGTGCGTTTTTGAACTATCTCATTGTTGCCCCAAGATTGCGTGTCTATACTGAAGTCGCTGATAACGCGATCACTCTTCCTGATTACTTCGCCAACCGCTTTGAAGATAAGTCGCACTTGCTGCGTGTTATCTCAGCGATAGTGATTATCTTATTCTTTACGGTCTATACAGCTGCCAGCTTGGTTGGCGGCGGTAAGCTCTTCGAAAGCTCGCTCAACCTCTCTTATGGTACTGGTCTTTGGGTCACGGCTGGTGTCGTTGTTGTCTATACTTTGTTCGGTGGTTTCTTAGCAGTATCTATGACTGACTTTGTACAGGGCGTAATCATGCTCTTTGCAATGGTGATTGTACCTATTGTGGCCTTGACTGATCTTGGCGGTGTAGGTGCTACGACGAACGCTATCAGAGCTATCGATCCAAGTATGCTCGACATTACCAGTGGTATGACTGCGCTTGGTATTATATCCTTACTGGCATGGGGCTTAGGCTATTTTGGTCAGCCACATATCATCGTACGTTTTATGGCGATTCGTTCAGTCAAAGACGTGCCTACAGCACGTAGAATCGGTATGAGTTGGATGATTATCAGTCTTATTGGTGCGTGTGTGACGGGTATCGCTGGTCGCGCCTATGTGGCCAAAACAGCAATGACCTTGGATGATCCTGAGACCATCTTTTTAGTATTTACTCAGTTCTTATTCCATCCATTGGTTTCGGGCTTCTTGTTAGCGGCGATCTTAGCGGCCATTATGAGTACCATCTCCTCTCAGTTATTGGTGGTATCAAGCTCATTAACCAAAGACGTTTACAAGCTGTTCTTTGATAGAGAAGCACCAGAAGCGCGCCAAGTACTGGTCGGTCGTATCTCAGTAATAGTCGTCGCTATTGTCGCTATATTATTGGCTTCTAATCCAGATAGCTCAGTATTGAACTTGGTCTCTAACGCTTGGGCAGGGTTTGGCGCAGCATTCGGACCCCTAGTTATCTTCAGTCTCACATGGCGCGGTATGAACCGTAACGGCGCGGTTGCTGGTATGGTCGTTGGTGCGTTGACTGTCATCTTATGGGTCTATGGTCCATTTGAGATGAATGGTGTGGCATTGAATAGTTGGTTATACGCCATCGTTCCAGGCTTTATCTTAAGTACCATCGCCATCTTCGCTGTCAGTACCATGACTGGTGGTCCAAGACCTTCAGTATCTGCCAAATTTGAAGAGATGGAGCTTAACTTAGATAAGTAA
- a CDS encoding OmpP1/FadL family transporter translates to MGTNFNLKTLAVAVAAFSVASMSNAAGLDRSGQDITAFLQDGTYAEVSYTYLDADVTGKDISGNNIDDIAESYDFFRYGVKADINDTFSVGVLYDEPFGAAADYSGKNDFVSHEPNPIFEGLIPPNGEGTNVEVRTESITAIIGAKLGENKNFQVYGGPVAQRVQADVKLRGTAYSVADGYTTHISADQDYGWIAGMAYSKPEIALQAALTYRSEIEHNTNAAELYPFAQSPLIGLSANRSGNIEITTPESVNFDFQTGINPTTLATAKVRWVPWSDFAITPSLYNEASQVLATRPQGAGIPPEGLDLVSYDKDQWQVELGLAKRLTPALAVSGNIGWDSGAGNPVTSLGPIEGYYSAGLGAKYNVTENWAISAGGKYLWFGDAKGQIPSKTVVSDFQDNDGYVLGAKISYQSK, encoded by the coding sequence ATGGGCACTAATTTTAATCTAAAAACACTGGCAGTTGCTGTTGCGGCTTTTTCTGTAGCCAGCATGAGTAACGCGGCTGGCCTTGATCGCTCTGGTCAAGACATCACTGCCTTCTTACAAGACGGTACCTATGCAGAAGTCAGTTATACCTATCTTGATGCCGACGTTACAGGTAAAGACATATCTGGTAATAACATTGATGACATCGCTGAGTCTTACGACTTCTTCCGTTATGGCGTAAAAGCAGATATCAACGATACCTTTAGCGTTGGCGTATTATACGATGAACCTTTTGGTGCCGCTGCTGATTATAGTGGTAAAAATGACTTTGTATCGCATGAACCAAACCCTATTTTTGAAGGGCTTATACCACCTAATGGCGAAGGTACCAATGTAGAAGTCCGTACGGAGAGCATCACTGCTATTATCGGTGCCAAACTTGGCGAAAATAAAAACTTCCAAGTTTACGGTGGTCCAGTCGCCCAACGTGTCCAAGCGGATGTAAAATTGCGTGGTACTGCTTACAGTGTTGCTGATGGTTATACCACCCATATCAGTGCTGATCAGGATTATGGTTGGATAGCTGGTATGGCTTATAGTAAGCCAGAAATTGCTTTACAAGCTGCATTGACCTATCGTTCTGAGATTGAGCACAATACTAATGCCGCTGAGCTATATCCTTTTGCGCAAAGTCCATTAATCGGTCTTTCAGCAAACAGAAGCGGTAATATTGAAATTACTACACCTGAATCGGTAAACTTTGACTTCCAAACGGGTATCAATCCAACCACATTGGCGACCGCAAAAGTCCGCTGGGTACCATGGAGCGATTTTGCGATTACACCATCATTGTACAATGAGGCTAGTCAAGTATTAGCGACAAGACCTCAGGGTGCTGGTATACCTCCTGAAGGTCTAGATTTAGTCAGCTATGATAAAGATCAATGGCAGGTAGAGCTAGGCCTCGCCAAGCGCTTAACACCTGCTTTGGCCGTTTCAGGTAATATCGGTTGGGATAGCGGTGCGGGTAATCCAGTGACGTCTTTAGGGCCTATCGAAGGTTACTACAGTGCGGGTCTGGGTGCGAAATATAACGTCACTGAAAACTGGGCAATCTCAGCAGGTGGTAAATATCTTTGGTTTGGTGATGCCAAAGGTCAAATACCAAGTAAAACGGTTGTTAGTGATTTCCAAGACAATGATGGTTACGTACTTGGTGCAAAAATATCTTATCAATCTAAGTAA
- the leuC gene encoding 3-isopropylmalate dehydratase large subunit has protein sequence MAGQTLYDKLWNAHEVTKRDDGSSLIYIDRHLLHEVTSPQAFEGLELANREPWRLSANIASPDHNVPTVTKERSEGVEGIKDKVSRLQVVTLDDNCAKFDIAEFTINDARQGILHVVGPEQGLVLPGMTVVCGDSHTATHGALGCLAHGIGTSEVEHVLATQCLIQKKSKNMQIRVTGELGVGVTPKDVVLAIIAQIGTAGGTGHAIEFAGQVFEEMSMEGRMTVCNMAIEAGARVGMVAVDDTTIDYVKGRPYAPTAEQWEQAEAYWRTLYSDDDAVFDTVIEIDGSQIAPQVSWGTSPEMVVDVTQSVPTPDQAADESQREGWLRAYTYMGLEAGQPITDIELDRIFIGSCTNSRIEDLRDAAAVIKGRKVADNIKEAIVVAGSGQVKLQAEAEGLDTVFTDAGFEWREPGCSMCLAMNADKLEPEEHCASTSNRNFEGRQGTGGRTHLVSPAMAAAAALAGHFVDVRTF, from the coding sequence ATGGCCGGTCAAACTTTATATGACAAACTCTGGAATGCTCACGAAGTCACCAAGCGCGATGATGGCTCGAGCCTAATTTATATTGACCGTCATTTATTACATGAGGTGACCAGTCCACAAGCATTTGAGGGCTTGGAGCTTGCCAATAGAGAGCCTTGGCGTTTGTCTGCCAATATCGCCAGTCCCGATCACAACGTCCCAACGGTGACCAAAGAGCGCTCAGAAGGCGTGGAAGGTATCAAAGATAAAGTCTCACGTCTGCAAGTAGTTACTTTAGATGATAACTGCGCTAAGTTTGATATCGCTGAATTCACTATTAATGATGCCCGTCAAGGCATCTTGCACGTCGTCGGCCCTGAGCAAGGCTTAGTACTGCCAGGTATGACGGTAGTGTGCGGCGACTCACATACGGCGACTCATGGTGCGCTTGGTTGTCTTGCTCATGGTATCGGTACTTCTGAGGTTGAGCATGTACTTGCCACTCAGTGCCTGATTCAAAAGAAATCAAAAAATATGCAAATCCGCGTTACTGGTGAGCTTGGTGTTGGCGTGACCCCAAAAGATGTGGTGCTCGCAATCATTGCGCAGATCGGTACCGCTGGTGGTACAGGCCATGCCATTGAGTTTGCAGGACAAGTGTTTGAAGAAATGAGCATGGAAGGGCGCATGACCGTCTGTAACATGGCGATTGAAGCGGGTGCGCGCGTCGGCATGGTCGCTGTCGACGATACGACGATTGACTATGTCAAAGGCCGTCCGTATGCACCGACTGCTGAGCAGTGGGAGCAAGCAGAAGCCTACTGGCGTACATTGTATTCAGATGATGATGCGGTATTTGATACGGTTATCGAGATTGATGGTAGCCAGATTGCACCGCAAGTGTCTTGGGGTACTTCACCTGAGATGGTCGTGGATGTGACTCAGTCAGTGCCCACGCCAGACCAAGCAGCAGATGAATCACAACGTGAAGGCTGGTTACGTGCCTATACCTATATGGGCTTAGAAGCTGGACAGCCGATTACTGATATTGAGCTTGATCGAATCTTTATCGGCTCTTGCACCAACTCACGTATCGAAGATTTACGCGATGCAGCTGCGGTTATTAAAGGTCGTAAAGTTGCAGATAATATCAAAGAAGCCATTGTGGTTGCTGGCTCTGGACAGGTGAAGTTGCAAGCAGAAGCAGAAGGCTTAGACACGGTATTTACCGATGCAGGCTTTGAGTGGCGCGAGCCTGGTTGCTCTATGTGCTTGGCGATGAACGCCGATAAGCTTGAGCCAGAAGAGCACTGCGCATCGACTTCTAACCGTAACTTTGAAGGACGTCAAGGTACGGGTGGGCGCACGCATTTGGTGAGTCCAGCGATGGCAGCGGCCGCCGCATTGGCTGGTCACTTCGTCGATGTGCGTACTTTTTAA
- a CDS encoding SlyX family protein, whose amino-acid sequence MNTSASESKTNSTTQNDSAAKQSELQAQMIELQMSMAHLELTVERLDQVVTSQDRHIQTLQRQLQLVYKQVESQTVEEGIAPFDVIADRPPHY is encoded by the coding sequence ATGAATACATCAGCATCTGAAAGTAAAACGAATTCTACAACCCAAAATGATAGTGCAGCAAAGCAGTCTGAGCTGCAAGCGCAAATGATTGAGCTGCAAATGAGTATGGCGCATCTTGAGCTCACTGTAGAGCGCTTAGATCAAGTCGTCACTAGCCAAGACAGACATATCCAAACCCTACAACGTCAGCTACAGCTGGTCTATAAGCAAGTAGAAAGTCAAACTGTTGAAGAGGGGATTGCACCCTTCGATGTGATAGCAGACAGACCACCTCACTATTGA
- a CDS encoding ATP-binding cassette domain-containing protein, giving the protein MALIHLKNIHLAFGVAPILDGIDFSLDAGEHVCLIGRNGEGKSTLFKLINGSLQPDSGEVIINGSTSVAMLEQDVPETSGRILDIVMGGSRRTADLLISYNQQTDLCADGDMDACERMASLQHDIDAVHGWDLEREATRLITTMGLDPEDDLSSLSGGRKRRVLLARALVTKPDVLLLDEPTNHLDVDSIEWLERFLLDWQGLTLLFVTHDRAFVDKLSTRIVELDRGKLSSYDVTQGAKGYARYQELKEQQLLAEEKNNANFDKKLAQEEVWIRQGIKARRTRNEGRVRDLKALREERRARREQVGNVNITMGEGEKSGKLVCKVKNLHLEYDGNVLVDNFSTSIMRGDKIGIIGPNGAGKTTLIKALLDLSDDEVTKSGSVTLGTNLEIAFFDQLRDQLDLEATVAQNVSEGSDFVEVGGRKTHIMSYLQDFLFAPERARTPVKALSGGERNRVLLAKQLLKPANILVLDEPTNDLDMATLELLEESVSKFNGTILLISHDRSFMDNVVTSTWVFDQDEDGNGIVKEYVGGYQEYLVQKNREQAANAARSANRSAVNSKATTKPSQTTAKPNKAVKKLNFNEQRELDSLPKEIAALETEQQQLQDKLADGSWFTTDIEAATAASERLLALEDEMMSKLERWEALESD; this is encoded by the coding sequence ATGGCACTGATACATTTAAAGAACATCCATCTCGCCTTTGGCGTCGCCCCTATCCTCGATGGCATTGATTTTTCCCTCGATGCTGGTGAGCACGTGTGCTTAATTGGCCGCAATGGCGAAGGCAAATCTACTTTATTCAAACTGATTAACGGCTCACTACAGCCTGATAGTGGCGAGGTCATTATCAACGGTAGCACAAGCGTGGCAATGCTCGAGCAGGACGTACCCGAAACCAGTGGACGTATATTAGACATCGTCATGGGTGGCAGTCGCCGCACCGCAGATTTACTCATCAGCTATAACCAACAGACTGATTTATGCGCAGATGGTGATATGGATGCCTGCGAGCGTATGGCAAGCTTGCAACACGATATCGACGCTGTACATGGTTGGGATTTGGAGCGTGAAGCTACCCGCCTTATCACCACCATGGGACTGGACCCTGAAGACGACCTCTCCTCACTTTCTGGTGGTCGTAAGCGCCGCGTATTACTTGCACGCGCTTTGGTGACCAAGCCTGATGTACTCCTTCTTGATGAGCCAACCAACCATTTAGACGTCGATAGTATTGAGTGGTTAGAGCGTTTCTTATTGGATTGGCAGGGTTTGACGCTATTATTCGTCACCCATGATAGAGCGTTCGTTGACAAGCTTTCGACTCGTATCGTAGAGCTAGACCGTGGCAAACTCTCAAGCTACGACGTCACCCAAGGTGCAAAAGGGTACGCGCGTTATCAAGAGCTAAAAGAACAACAGCTCTTGGCAGAAGAGAAAAACAACGCCAACTTCGATAAAAAACTGGCGCAAGAAGAAGTCTGGATTCGTCAAGGTATTAAAGCCCGTCGTACCCGTAATGAAGGCCGCGTACGTGATCTAAAAGCATTACGTGAAGAGCGCCGCGCCCGCCGTGAGCAAGTCGGTAATGTCAATATCACCATGGGTGAAGGCGAGAAAAGCGGCAAGCTGGTCTGTAAAGTCAAAAACCTACATCTTGAATACGATGGTAATGTGTTGGTCGATAACTTTAGCACCTCTATCATGCGCGGTGATAAGATCGGTATTATTGGCCCTAATGGTGCTGGTAAAACCACCCTTATCAAAGCCTTGCTTGATTTGTCTGATGATGAAGTAACCAAGTCAGGTAGCGTCACCTTGGGCACCAACTTAGAAATCGCCTTCTTTGATCAGCTGCGAGATCAGTTAGATCTTGAAGCCACCGTCGCTCAAAACGTCTCTGAAGGCTCAGATTTTGTAGAAGTAGGTGGTCGCAAGACTCATATCATGAGCTACTTGCAAGATTTCTTATTTGCCCCCGAGCGCGCGCGTACTCCCGTCAAGGCATTATCTGGCGGTGAACGTAACCGTGTACTTTTGGCAAAACAGCTGTTAAAGCCTGCCAACATCTTGGTGCTCGATGAGCCAACCAACGATTTAGATATGGCAACCCTTGAGCTGCTAGAAGAATCGGTCAGTAAGTTTAACGGTACGATTCTATTGATTAGCCATGATCGCTCATTTATGGACAACGTGGTCACCTCGACTTGGGTATTTGACCAAGATGAGGATGGCAACGGAATTGTGAAAGAATATGTCGGCGGCTACCAAGAGTATCTGGTACAAAAAAACCGTGAGCAAGCTGCAAACGCCGCTAGGTCTGCTAACCGCTCAGCGGTAAACAGCAAGGCGACTACGAAACCATCACAAACAACAGCCAAACCAAATAAGGCAGTCAAAAAGCTCAACTTCAATGAGCAACGCGAACTTGATAGTCTGCCCAAAGAAATCGCTGCCCTTGAGACTGAGCAACAACAGCTACAAGACAAACTGGCAGACGGTTCATGGTTCACGACAGATATTGAGGCGGCGACTGCTGCTAGTGAGCGCTTGTTGGCTTTAGAAGATGAGATGATGAGCAAACTTGAGCGCTGGGAAGCCCTAGAGAGTGATTAA